A window of Massilia sp. NR 4-1 genomic DNA:
GTCCCAAACCAGGTGCGCTACCGGGCTGCGCTACACTCCGATGAACGCATTGTACTCCTTGCCGCTATGTGGCGTCAATGTAACGCGGCGAACTCAAGCTGCGAGCGGAACGCTGACCTTGTCGGCGATGCGGCGCGCCATGCTTTGCGCGTGTTCGGCATTGCGCGCCTCCACCATCACGCGGATCAGCGGCTCGGTGCCGGAGGCGCGGATCAGCACGCGGCCGCTGTCGCCCAGCTCGCGCTCGACCAGCTCCTTCTCGGCCACCATGGCGGCGTTTTTCTGCCAGTCGAAGCCGGCCGGCACGCGCACATTGATCAGGGTTTGCGGGAACAGTTCGACTTCGCCGGCGATCTGGGCCAGGGTCTTGTTGCTGCGCTTGAGCGCGCTCAGCACCTGCAGCGCCGAAATGATGCCGTCGCCCGTGGTGTGCTTGTCCAGCGCCAGCAGGTGGCCGCTGCCCTCCCCGCCCAGAATCCAGCCCTTTTCCTGCAGCACTTCCAGCACATAGCGGTCGCCCACCTTGGCGCGCGCGAAGCCGATGCCTTTTTCCTTGAATGCCACTTCCAGCGCCATATTCGTCATCAGGGTGCCGACGGCGCCCGGCACGGGGCCGGTGGCCAGGCGATCCATCACCATCACGTACAGCAGCTCGTCGCCGTTGTAGAGGCGACCGTTGGCGTCGCACATGATGAGGCGGTCGGCGTCGCCGTCGAGCGCGATGCCGAGGTCGGCGTCATGCGCCAGCACGGCGGCGGCCATGGCTTTCGGCGCGGTGGCGCCGTGGCCGTCGTTGATATTGAAGCCGTCCGGCTTGTTGCCGATCGGTACCACTTCCGCACCGAGTTCGTGGAAGACGTGGGGCGCGATATCGTAGGCGGCGCCGTGGGCGCAATCGACCACGACCTTCA
This region includes:
- the glmM gene encoding phosphoglucosamine mutase: MARKYFGTDGIRGLVGAAPITPEFVMRLGYAAGQVLAKTAAAGMARPTVLIGKDTRISGYMLEAALEAGFSAAGVDVMLAGPMPTPAIAYLTRALRLSAGVVISASHNPFQDNGIKFFSAQGTKLPDAVELDIEALLDQPMGCVNSEKLGRAKRLDDAKGRYIEFCKSTFPNELDLRGLKVVVDCAHGAAYDIAPHVFHELGAEVVPIGNKPDGFNINDGHGATAPKAMAAAVLAHDADLGIALDGDADRLIMCDANGRLYNGDELLYVMVMDRLATGPVPGAVGTLMTNMALEVAFKEKGIGFARAKVGDRYVLEVLQEKGWILGGEGSGHLLALDKHTTGDGIISALQVLSALKRSNKTLAQIAGEVELFPQTLINVRVPAGFDWQKNAAMVAEKELVERELGDSGRVLIRASGTEPLIRVMVEARNAEHAQSMARRIADKVSVPLAA